One Labilithrix sp. DNA window includes the following coding sequences:
- the secA gene encoding preprotein translocase subunit SecA has protein sequence MLTWALKKILGTSHEREIKKLQPFVVEINKLDEKMAALKDSELKAITPKLKEKLDNGATLDDILVEAFAALREAGKRSLRMRHYDVQLIGGMVLHKGMISEMRTGEGKTLVATLACYLNALEGKGVHVVTVNDYLARRDAEWMGKLYGYMGLSTGVVVNQQRDKEKKDAYKSDITYGQNNEFGFDYLRDNMKFSALDYVQRELNYAIVDEVDSILIDEARTPLIISGQAEASSQKYRTINEVIPRLKKDEHYVVDEKGHSVSLTDDGIEAAQKLMGISNLYDPVNLESLHILNQCLRAHTLYKRDVNYLVTDDGKVLIIDEFTGRVLPGRRWSDGLHQAVEAKEHVNVQEETRTMATITFQNLFRIYKKLGGMTGTADTEAEEFHKTYKLNVVTIPTNKVIQRVDKEDLVYKTEREKFTAVTNEILQAHEKGRPVLVGTTSVEKSNAIAKILKKKGIPHAVLNAKQHEKEAFVVAQAGRKGAITVSTNMAGRGTDIILGGNAEMLAKLEFKEQGRDESEVEEFDKTVKKYEASCKKEGDEVREAGGLHIVGTERHESRRIDNQLRGRAGRQGDPGSSIFYLSLEDDLMRIFAGDRVKGLMEKMGMPDDEPIEHPWVTKSIQDAQRKVEGRNFDIRKNLLEYDDVMNEQRKTVYKIRQQLLLGIYIPEVTDDEGKPTGKIRKIDTLERLVDDVKGAITEMVLHYGTPMPEPGEEVKRPKKVEDTTEIFDMDGLRHDVYQMWGYRFDYRAKEAKDAPQVYERLLEEIPSSLTQQRERLLDLVDQIVSAVVEESCPQNKPPEDWDWKGIKNAFVEHFGAKPPADFEHTHDLSDLAHMLYQAALELLEAKEKEMGTELLLRVFRHFYLEDIDKQWVEHLTNMEHLRDGISLRGYGQRDPKQEYKKEGYDIFVSMMASTTSNVVTKLMSVKLQKETDIERIEREDAARHQRQAQQMQLRHGGEVEGGGDEGAPPGASQPPPRPRVATPVKRAEPKISRNDLCPCGSGEKFKKCHGAALEDDDGGSDDATA, from the coding sequence ATGTTGACTTGGGCGCTCAAGAAGATCCTGGGTACCTCGCACGAGCGCGAGATCAAGAAGCTCCAGCCGTTCGTCGTCGAGATCAACAAGCTCGATGAGAAGATGGCGGCGCTGAAGGACTCCGAGCTCAAGGCGATCACCCCGAAGCTGAAGGAGAAGCTCGACAACGGCGCCACCCTCGACGACATTCTCGTCGAGGCCTTCGCCGCGCTGCGCGAGGCCGGCAAGCGCTCGCTCCGCATGCGCCACTACGACGTGCAGCTCATCGGCGGCATGGTCCTCCACAAGGGCATGATCAGCGAGATGCGCACGGGCGAGGGCAAGACCCTCGTCGCGACGCTCGCCTGCTATCTCAACGCGCTCGAGGGCAAGGGCGTCCACGTCGTCACGGTGAACGACTACCTCGCGCGCCGCGACGCGGAGTGGATGGGCAAGCTCTATGGCTACATGGGGCTCTCCACCGGCGTCGTCGTGAACCAGCAGCGCGACAAGGAGAAGAAGGACGCCTACAAGAGCGACATCACGTACGGCCAGAACAACGAGTTCGGCTTCGACTACCTCCGCGACAACATGAAGTTCAGCGCGCTCGACTACGTCCAGCGCGAGCTCAACTACGCGATCGTCGACGAGGTCGACTCCATCCTCATCGACGAGGCGCGCACGCCGCTCATCATCAGCGGCCAGGCGGAGGCCTCGAGCCAGAAGTACCGCACGATCAACGAGGTCATCCCGCGCCTGAAGAAGGACGAGCACTACGTCGTCGACGAGAAGGGCCACTCGGTGTCGCTCACCGACGACGGCATCGAGGCGGCGCAGAAGCTGATGGGGATCTCGAACCTCTACGATCCCGTCAACCTCGAGTCGCTCCACATCTTGAACCAGTGCCTCCGCGCGCACACGCTCTACAAGCGCGACGTGAACTACCTCGTCACCGATGACGGCAAGGTCCTCATCATCGACGAGTTCACTGGCCGCGTCCTCCCCGGCCGCCGCTGGTCGGACGGCCTCCACCAGGCGGTGGAGGCGAAGGAGCACGTCAACGTCCAGGAAGAGACCCGGACGATGGCGACGATCACGTTCCAGAACCTCTTCCGCATCTACAAGAAGCTCGGCGGCATGACCGGCACGGCCGACACCGAGGCGGAGGAGTTCCACAAGACGTACAAGCTCAACGTCGTCACGATCCCGACGAACAAGGTCATCCAGCGCGTCGACAAGGAGGACCTCGTCTACAAGACCGAGCGCGAGAAGTTCACCGCCGTCACGAACGAGATCCTCCAGGCGCACGAGAAGGGCCGCCCCGTCCTCGTCGGCACGACGAGCGTCGAGAAGTCGAACGCGATCGCGAAGATCCTCAAGAAGAAGGGGATCCCGCACGCCGTCCTCAACGCGAAGCAGCACGAGAAGGAGGCCTTCGTCGTCGCGCAGGCCGGTCGCAAGGGCGCGATCACGGTCTCGACGAACATGGCCGGACGCGGCACCGACATCATCCTCGGCGGCAACGCGGAGATGCTCGCGAAGCTCGAGTTCAAGGAGCAAGGGCGCGACGAGTCCGAGGTCGAGGAGTTCGACAAGACGGTCAAGAAGTACGAGGCCTCCTGCAAGAAGGAGGGCGACGAGGTCCGCGAGGCGGGCGGCCTTCACATCGTCGGCACCGAGCGCCACGAGTCACGCCGCATCGACAACCAGCTCCGCGGCCGCGCCGGCCGCCAGGGCGATCCGGGCTCGAGCATCTTCTACCTCTCGCTCGAGGACGACCTCATGCGCATCTTCGCGGGCGACCGCGTGAAGGGGCTCATGGAGAAGATGGGCATGCCCGACGACGAGCCGATCGAGCACCCGTGGGTCACGAAGAGCATCCAGGACGCGCAGCGCAAGGTCGAGGGCCGCAACTTCGACATCCGCAAGAACCTGCTCGAATACGACGACGTCATGAACGAGCAGCGCAAGACGGTCTACAAGATCCGCCAGCAGCTCCTCCTCGGCATCTACATCCCCGAGGTGACGGACGACGAGGGCAAGCCGACCGGCAAGATCCGGAAGATCGACACGCTCGAGCGCCTCGTCGATGACGTGAAGGGCGCGATCACGGAGATGGTCCTCCACTACGGGACGCCGATGCCGGAGCCGGGCGAGGAGGTGAAGCGCCCGAAGAAGGTCGAGGACACGACCGAGATCTTCGACATGGACGGGCTACGCCACGACGTCTACCAGATGTGGGGCTACCGCTTCGACTACAGGGCGAAGGAGGCGAAGGACGCGCCGCAGGTCTACGAGCGCCTGCTCGAGGAGATCCCGTCTTCCCTCACGCAGCAGCGCGAGCGCCTGCTCGACCTCGTCGATCAGATCGTGAGCGCGGTGGTCGAGGAGAGCTGCCCGCAGAACAAGCCGCCGGAGGACTGGGACTGGAAGGGCATCAAGAACGCGTTCGTCGAGCACTTCGGCGCGAAGCCCCCCGCCGACTTCGAGCACACGCACGATCTCTCCGACCTCGCGCACATGCTCTATCAGGCGGCGCTCGAGCTGCTCGAGGCGAAGGAGAAGGAGATGGGGACGGAGCTCTTGCTCCGCGTCTTCCGCCACTTCTACCTCGAGGACATCGACAAGCAGTGGGTCGAGCACCTCACGAACATGGAGCACCTGCGCGACGGCATCAGCCTCCGCGGCTACGGCCAGCGCGATCCGAAGCAGGAGTACAAGAAGGAGGGCTACGACATCTTCGTCAGCATGATGGCGTCGACGACGTCGAACGTCGTCACGAAGCTCATGTCGGTGAAGCTCCAGAAGGAGACCGACATCGAGCGCATCGAGCGCGAAGACGCGGCCCGCCACCAGCGCCAGGCGCAGCAGATGCAGCTCCGCCACGGCGGCGAGGTCGAAGGCGGCGGCGACGAGGGCGCGCCGCCCGGCGCGAGCCAGCCCCCGCCGCGCCCGCGCGTCGCGACCCCGGTGAAGCGCGCGGAGCCGAAGATCAGCCGCAACGACCTCTGCCCCTGCGGCAGCGGCGAGAAGTTCAAGAAGTGCCACGGCGCCGCCCTCGAAGACGACGACGGCGGCAGCGACGACGCCACGGCGTGA
- a CDS encoding NAD(P)-dependent oxidoreductase — MRVLVTGGSGFLGSHVAEQLTRDGHTVVALVRKSSNRKFLSTLPNLELAEGGVEDRAAVDRAMKDVDAVVHSAGLVKARSEAEFRQTNTEGTVNLLEAAREHAPNLKRFVHVSSLEACGPSLDGKPVEPSQEQPVTAYGRSKLAAEKEVLVRKDKLPVVILRPAAIYGPRDIEIFEAFLAASRRQYPVIGDGSMVACYTYGPDCARACVAAINADIPSGSVYFVDDGEPLPMSRAMGEILHEALGTSALVRFGVPFPVLRLASIGVEAYGRVRGRAVMLTREKVAALRNHWVCESKRTREELGWQPEVTFPEGAKLTAAWYRENGWL; from the coding sequence ATGCGCGTTCTCGTCACCGGCGGCTCCGGTTTCCTCGGCAGCCACGTCGCGGAGCAGCTCACGCGCGACGGTCACACCGTCGTCGCGTTGGTGCGGAAGAGCTCCAACCGCAAGTTCCTCTCCACGCTCCCGAACCTCGAGCTCGCGGAGGGCGGGGTCGAGGACCGCGCCGCGGTGGACCGCGCGATGAAGGACGTCGACGCCGTCGTCCACTCCGCCGGCCTCGTGAAGGCGCGGAGCGAGGCGGAGTTCCGGCAGACGAACACGGAGGGCACCGTCAACCTCCTCGAGGCCGCGCGCGAGCACGCCCCGAACCTCAAGCGGTTCGTGCACGTCTCGAGCCTCGAGGCGTGCGGGCCCTCCCTCGACGGCAAGCCGGTGGAGCCGAGCCAGGAGCAGCCGGTCACCGCCTACGGCCGCTCGAAGCTCGCCGCGGAGAAGGAGGTCCTGGTACGGAAGGACAAACTCCCGGTCGTCATCCTCCGGCCAGCAGCAATTTACGGGCCGCGAGACATCGAGATCTTCGAGGCGTTCCTCGCGGCGAGCCGGCGGCAGTATCCGGTGATCGGCGACGGCTCGATGGTCGCCTGCTACACCTACGGCCCCGATTGTGCGCGCGCGTGTGTGGCGGCCATCAACGCGGACATCCCGAGCGGCAGCGTCTACTTCGTCGACGACGGCGAGCCGCTGCCGATGTCCCGCGCGATGGGCGAAATCCTTCACGAAGCGCTGGGCACGAGCGCGCTCGTCCGCTTCGGCGTGCCGTTCCCGGTCCTCCGCCTCGCGTCGATCGGCGTCGAGGCCTACGGGCGGGTCCGAGGGCGGGCGGTCATGCTCACGCGCGAGAAGGTCGCGGCGCTCAGGAACCACTGGGTGTGCGAGAGCAAGAGGACCCGCGAGGAGCTCGGCTGGCAGCCGGAGGTGACCTTCCCCGAAGGTGCGAAGCTCACCGCAGCCTGGTACCGCGAGAACGGCTGGCTGTAA
- a CDS encoding GAF domain-containing protein: protein MSKPLSITDLPARCFQGVAPTVIATCGADGIPNVTYTSQMYLLDDGRVALSCQFFNKTKQNVLATKLACLQVYDPVTFEAYRVVLRYHHDETEGPFFESMSRRIDAIATHTGMAGVFKLRSADVFDVVSVEKTENFMHTIEDTSSPLEPTQLKWKGELYALQYVSKAMRLPRDVGSLYTATLEALEHAVGFEHSMILLPDESGKRLYAIAARGYGESGIGAEVGFGEGLIGTVARERCSLRVSGVGAELRYGRAIRTSVQRSTGGRDLRPEIPLPGLVDAQSQLAIPLVADDELVGVLALESPRPAAFEPWHEAFLEIIANQIATAIDAFARREKDDDEDDDEPVAAAQSPSQAPVECTRTLKLRFFKSDDCVFNDDEYLVRNLPGRILWKLLGEHVASGRTEFTNRELRLDGSLGLPALRDNLESRLVLLRKRLEQKCPEIRLVPVARGRFRLELECPLDLAESP, encoded by the coding sequence ATGAGCAAGCCGCTCTCGATCACCGATCTCCCGGCGCGGTGCTTCCAGGGCGTCGCGCCCACCGTCATCGCGACCTGCGGCGCCGACGGGATCCCGAACGTCACGTACACGAGCCAGATGTACTTGCTCGACGACGGCCGCGTCGCGCTCTCCTGCCAGTTCTTCAACAAGACGAAGCAGAACGTCCTCGCGACGAAGCTGGCGTGCCTCCAAGTCTACGATCCGGTCACGTTCGAGGCCTACCGCGTCGTGCTCCGCTACCACCACGACGAGACGGAGGGCCCGTTCTTCGAGTCGATGAGCCGCCGCATCGACGCGATCGCCACCCACACCGGGATGGCGGGCGTCTTCAAGCTCCGCTCCGCGGACGTCTTCGACGTCGTCTCCGTCGAGAAGACCGAGAACTTCATGCACACGATCGAGGACACCTCGAGCCCGCTCGAGCCCACGCAGCTGAAGTGGAAGGGCGAGCTCTACGCGCTCCAGTACGTCTCGAAGGCGATGCGCCTCCCGCGCGACGTCGGCTCGCTCTACACCGCGACGCTCGAGGCGCTCGAGCACGCGGTCGGCTTCGAGCACTCGATGATCCTGCTCCCGGACGAGTCCGGGAAGCGCCTCTACGCGATCGCCGCGCGCGGCTACGGCGAGAGCGGCATCGGGGCGGAGGTCGGGTTCGGCGAGGGCCTCATCGGCACCGTCGCGCGCGAGCGCTGCTCGCTGCGCGTCTCCGGCGTCGGCGCGGAGCTCCGCTACGGACGCGCGATCCGCACGAGCGTGCAGCGCTCCACCGGCGGGCGCGATCTCCGGCCCGAGATCCCGCTCCCGGGCCTCGTCGACGCGCAGAGCCAGCTCGCGATCCCGCTCGTCGCGGACGACGAGCTCGTCGGCGTCCTCGCGCTCGAGAGCCCGCGCCCGGCCGCGTTCGAGCCGTGGCACGAGGCGTTCCTCGAGATCATCGCCAACCAGATCGCGACCGCGATCGACGCGTTCGCGCGGCGCGAGAAGGACGACGACGAAGACGACGACGAGCCGGTCGCCGCGGCGCAGTCGCCCTCGCAGGCCCCGGTCGAGTGCACGCGCACGCTCAAGCTCCGCTTCTTCAAGAGCGACGACTGCGTCTTCAACGACGACGAGTACCTCGTCCGAAACCTCCCCGGCCGCATCCTCTGGAAGCTCCTCGGCGAGCACGTCGCGAGCGGCCGCACGGAGTTCACGAACCGCGAGCTCCGCCTCGACGGCTCGCTCGGCCTCCCCGCCCTCCGCGACAACCTCGAGAGCCGCCTCGTCCTGTTGCGCAAGCGCCTCGAGCAGAAGTGCCCCGAGATCCGCCTCGTCCCCGTCGCGCGCGGCCGCTTCCGCCTCGAGCTCGAGTGCCCGCTCGACCTGGCCGAGTCGCCTTAA
- a CDS encoding 8-amino-7-oxononanoate synthase — MKRIDPLAHLGAALDALDARGLRRHPRAPQQPGAISFCSNDYLGLAARTRIDAPSGAGASRLVAGERTEHEALEREVASFLGVESCLAFTSGYAANVGALSALLEPDDVVISDALNHASLIDGMRLARVRPVVVPHNDAAAIERALVGSARGVRRWVVVESYYSMDADGPDLGRLRRLCDEHDAALVVDEAHAAGVLGPDGRGRCAEAGITPDVLVVTLGKSFGSQGALVGGRAVLREWLWNRARSFVFSTGLSPASAEAGRAAVARARAEPALRERALRLATRARTKLAAIEGIQPLGFGHVVPIVLGAPARALAFSKHLAAAGIDLPAIRPPTVPDGTSRLRLTLTASHTDDDVDTLVREIAAAARFT, encoded by the coding sequence ATGAAGCGCATCGATCCCCTCGCCCACCTCGGCGCGGCGTTGGACGCGCTCGACGCCCGAGGCCTCCGCCGTCACCCGCGCGCGCCACAGCAACCTGGCGCGATCTCGTTCTGCTCCAACGACTACCTCGGGCTCGCGGCGCGGACGCGCATCGACGCGCCGTCGGGCGCCGGCGCCTCCCGCCTCGTCGCCGGCGAACGAACGGAGCACGAGGCGCTCGAGCGCGAGGTCGCGTCGTTCCTCGGAGTCGAGTCGTGTCTCGCCTTCACGTCGGGCTACGCCGCGAACGTCGGGGCGCTCTCGGCGCTCCTCGAGCCCGACGACGTCGTCATCAGCGACGCGCTGAACCACGCCTCGCTCATCGACGGCATGCGCCTCGCGCGGGTGCGCCCGGTCGTGGTCCCGCACAACGACGCCGCGGCGATCGAGCGCGCGCTCGTCGGATCGGCGCGTGGGGTCCGCCGCTGGGTGGTCGTCGAGAGCTACTACTCGATGGACGCCGACGGCCCCGACCTCGGGCGGCTGCGCCGTCTCTGCGACGAGCACGACGCGGCGCTCGTCGTCGACGAGGCGCACGCGGCCGGCGTCCTGGGTCCGGACGGCCGCGGTCGCTGCGCGGAGGCGGGCATCACGCCGGACGTGCTGGTGGTGACGCTGGGCAAGTCGTTCGGGAGCCAGGGCGCGCTCGTGGGCGGCCGCGCGGTGCTGCGAGAGTGGCTCTGGAACCGAGCGCGCTCGTTCGTGTTCTCGACGGGCCTCTCCCCCGCCAGCGCAGAGGCGGGCCGCGCCGCCGTCGCGCGCGCGCGCGCGGAGCCCGCGCTGCGCGAGCGAGCCCTCCGCCTCGCGACACGCGCGCGCACGAAGCTTGCGGCGATCGAGGGTATCCAGCCGCTCGGCTTCGGCCACGTGGTCCCGATCGTCCTCGGTGCGCCGGCGCGCGCGCTGGCCTTCTCGAAGCACCTCGCCGCCGCAGGCATCGACCTCCCCGCCATCCGCCCCCCCACGGTCCCCGACGGCACCTCCCGTCTCCGCCTCACCCTGACCGCCAGCCACACCGACGACGACGTCGACACGCTCGTTCGCGAGATCGCAGCGGCCGCACGTTTCACGTGA
- a CDS encoding hemerythrin domain-containing protein — protein sequence MNNVASQAPSTLPSRHVQPSHPQVYRAPHKALRYELSFLLVRMGAADFTEPLERDNVIDELESVLAFCDAHIEHEDAFLRPALLARSAAPVTTLDEEHAEHATQVAELRSLARTLRESDLPAAQRSLGQTLYLHYSVFVAETLAHMAYEERVVQPLLERLFTPKELLDIHDAILASIPPPEMMRALRSFIPSSNREERAEILGGARASMPEDAFAGLLGQMCALLSFDDAADLRRRLGL from the coding sequence ATGAACAACGTCGCGTCCCAGGCCCCGTCCACGCTTCCTTCGCGGCACGTCCAGCCGTCGCACCCGCAGGTCTACCGCGCGCCGCACAAGGCGCTGCGCTACGAGCTCTCGTTCCTCCTCGTCCGGATGGGCGCCGCCGACTTCACCGAGCCGCTCGAGCGCGACAACGTCATCGACGAGCTCGAGTCGGTGCTCGCGTTCTGCGACGCGCACATCGAGCACGAGGACGCGTTCCTGCGCCCCGCGCTCCTCGCGCGCTCCGCGGCGCCGGTCACGACCCTCGACGAGGAGCACGCCGAGCACGCGACGCAGGTCGCCGAGCTCCGCTCGCTCGCGCGCACGCTGCGCGAGTCGGACCTCCCCGCCGCGCAGCGATCGCTCGGCCAGACTCTGTACCTCCACTACAGCGTCTTCGTCGCCGAGACGCTCGCGCACATGGCGTACGAAGAGCGCGTGGTGCAGCCGCTCCTCGAGCGCCTCTTCACGCCAAAGGAGCTCCTCGACATCCACGACGCGATCCTCGCGTCGATCCCGCCGCCGGAGATGATGCGCGCGCTGCGCTCGTTCATCCCTTCCTCCAACCGCGAAGAGCGCGCCGAGATCCTCGGCGGCGCCCGCGCATCGATGCCCGAGGACGCCTTCGCCGGCCTCCTCGGGCAGATGTGCGCGCTCCTCTCGTTCGACGACGCGGCCGATCTGCGCCGCCGCCTCGGACTTTGA
- a CDS encoding pyridoxamine 5'-phosphate oxidase family protein: MVPELGDLFESGVSILVGTRDAALVPEAMRGCGAVVHADRQHVTVFVPTIVAERTLANIRDNGQVAVCFSRQIDHRTMQIKGRVREVREAAAEERDVVMRYHGALTDGLAMIGMQRSTLKPWNAWPATAVEVEVEKIFSQTPGPNAGEPWTGGRT, from the coding sequence ATCGTTCCCGAGCTGGGGGATCTGTTCGAGAGCGGGGTGTCCATCCTCGTCGGCACGCGCGACGCAGCGCTCGTCCCCGAGGCGATGCGCGGCTGCGGCGCGGTCGTGCACGCCGACCGCCAGCACGTCACCGTCTTCGTCCCCACGATCGTCGCCGAGCGCACGCTCGCGAACATCCGCGACAACGGACAGGTCGCGGTGTGCTTCTCGCGCCAGATCGACCACCGCACGATGCAGATCAAGGGACGCGTGCGCGAGGTGCGGGAGGCGGCGGCGGAGGAGCGCGACGTCGTGATGCGCTACCACGGCGCGCTCACCGACGGGCTCGCGATGATCGGGATGCAGCGGTCGACGCTCAAGCCGTGGAACGCGTGGCCCGCGACGGCGGTGGAGGTGGAGGTCGAAAAGATATTCAGCCAGACGCCGGGCCCGAACGCGGGCGAGCCATGGACCGGAGGGAGGACATGA
- a CDS encoding DUF1223 domain-containing protein: MRRLAWAMGGVLVVGGALAGAACLLAPQAEAAPPGPHVSPAPGTTPILVELFTSEGCSSCPPADAVAARLVSAQPVAGAHVIVLAHHVDYWDRLGWPDPWSSAGATARQRSYAPLKSGSYTPQVVVDGRSEMVGSRASAIEQAIASAAKEPHVRVELVVVAVANEKDTFDVTVTTPALPAGAELLVAVVQDRGRVAVPRGENAGQTLDHAAIARSLVTIGATTKTRVKVPAAIEAPQGTGFSVVAFAQDRASRHVLGVATAPLVGAR, translated from the coding sequence ATGAGACGGCTCGCGTGGGCGATGGGCGGCGTGCTCGTGGTCGGAGGTGCCCTCGCCGGCGCCGCATGTCTGCTCGCCCCGCAGGCCGAAGCCGCGCCGCCGGGACCGCACGTTTCCCCGGCGCCGGGGACGACGCCTATCCTCGTCGAGCTATTCACGTCGGAGGGGTGCTCGAGCTGCCCGCCCGCCGACGCCGTCGCCGCGCGGCTCGTGAGCGCGCAGCCCGTCGCCGGCGCGCACGTCATCGTGCTCGCGCACCACGTCGACTACTGGGACCGGCTCGGGTGGCCGGATCCCTGGTCGTCGGCGGGCGCGACGGCGCGCCAGCGATCGTACGCTCCGCTGAAGAGCGGCAGCTACACGCCGCAGGTCGTCGTCGACGGGCGCAGCGAGATGGTCGGCAGCCGCGCGAGCGCGATCGAGCAGGCGATCGCGAGCGCCGCGAAGGAGCCGCACGTGAGGGTGGAGCTCGTGGTCGTCGCGGTCGCGAACGAGAAGGACACGTTCGACGTGACGGTGACGACGCCGGCGCTGCCCGCCGGCGCGGAGCTGCTCGTCGCGGTGGTGCAGGACCGCGGCCGCGTCGCGGTCCCTCGCGGCGAGAACGCGGGCCAGACGCTCGATCACGCCGCGATCGCGCGGAGCCTCGTGACGATCGGCGCCACGACGAAGACGCGCGTGAAGGTGCCCGCCGCGATCGAGGCGCCGCAGGGCACCGGCTTCTCCGTCGTCGCGTTCGCGCAGGACCGCGCGAGCCGCCACGTCCTCGGCGTCGCGACGGCGCCGCTCGTCGGCGCGCGCTGA
- a CDS encoding cell division protein ZapA: MDGRPISLRIAGQSYRVVSSSSEEELQRLVGTVNAKVEEVLPPGKPANGQAVLLAAIALAHELEQERARRIHVERRAKDMLKRVLGQLDEALVTCASDQ; this comes from the coding sequence ATGGATGGTCGCCCGATCAGCCTTCGAATCGCGGGGCAGAGCTACAGGGTCGTGAGCTCGTCGAGCGAGGAAGAGCTCCAGCGGCTGGTCGGGACGGTGAACGCGAAGGTCGAGGAGGTCCTGCCTCCCGGCAAGCCCGCGAATGGACAGGCCGTTCTCCTCGCCGCGATCGCGCTGGCGCACGAGCTCGAGCAGGAGCGCGCGCGCCGCATCCACGTGGAGCGCCGCGCGAAGGACATGCTCAAGCGCGTCCTCGGGCAGCTGGACGAGGCGCTGGTGACCTGCGCATCGGACCAGTGA
- a CDS encoding serine/threonine protein kinase: MPQFVGGKYQLIAQLGGGGMADVFLAKLSGKSEFAKLSVVKKLKSTEDDDPEITAMFADEARLTSRLNHPSIVQTFEVGEDESGPFLVMEYIEGQPLGRIRSRAARRGKTLSRAMALKIMRETVGALAYAHELADHDGKLLKVVHRDVSPENIMVTYAGLTKLVDFGVAKTAASMSKTRAGVLKGKVAYMAPEQARSDENIDERVDIFAVGLILWELLTAKRLWEGLSEAKVFERLLDKEPLPRAKEVVPEIPDELDEICAKAIAKDKEDRYATAHELLDALERAIAKLDLRASDREIGQFVSGLFEAEREKVKALVTSAMAKKEEETPSSPKTLEDSDPLMWRADTTGDHSIPKLPTESSKSSGTKEDSKSSTSTAVFETKHAEAQFRTRPAKPLLIGVGAVAALALAVLAGKNLGGAPPPPPVEEPLPVVATETPPPRPIATEPVDTSITIEVTVRPQNARIFVDGARVAGNPYKMKTSRGSAAHEVRAEAEGYETRTIAVTFDRDRAIDLILNRQAWGVPAPAPAPAPTTAPPPAPKPPAPAPAAPAPAPAPAPTGISEIDPSKPKPGQQDKLDTDVFKR, encoded by the coding sequence TTGCCTCAGTTCGTCGGCGGGAAGTACCAGCTCATCGCACAGCTCGGAGGAGGCGGAATGGCCGACGTCTTCCTCGCGAAGCTCTCCGGAAAGAGCGAGTTCGCCAAGCTCTCCGTCGTCAAGAAGCTGAAGTCGACCGAGGACGACGACCCCGAAATCACGGCGATGTTCGCGGACGAGGCGCGCCTCACGTCACGCCTCAACCATCCGAGCATCGTCCAGACCTTCGAGGTCGGCGAGGACGAGAGCGGTCCGTTCCTCGTGATGGAGTACATCGAAGGCCAACCGCTCGGCCGCATCCGCTCGCGCGCGGCGCGCCGCGGCAAGACGCTGTCGCGCGCGATGGCGCTCAAGATCATGCGCGAGACGGTGGGCGCTCTCGCCTACGCGCACGAGCTCGCCGACCACGACGGCAAGCTGCTCAAGGTCGTCCATCGTGACGTCTCGCCCGAGAACATCATGGTCACGTACGCGGGCCTCACGAAGCTCGTCGACTTCGGCGTCGCGAAGACGGCGGCGTCGATGAGCAAGACGCGCGCGGGCGTCCTCAAGGGCAAGGTCGCGTACATGGCGCCCGAGCAAGCGCGCTCGGACGAGAACATCGACGAGCGGGTCGACATCTTCGCGGTCGGGCTCATCCTCTGGGAGCTCCTCACCGCGAAGCGCCTCTGGGAAGGCCTCTCCGAGGCGAAGGTGTTCGAGCGCCTGCTCGACAAGGAGCCGCTCCCGCGCGCGAAGGAGGTCGTCCCCGAGATCCCCGACGAGCTCGACGAGATCTGCGCGAAGGCGATCGCGAAGGACAAGGAGGATCGCTACGCCACGGCGCACGAGCTCCTCGACGCCCTCGAGCGCGCGATCGCGAAGCTCGACCTCCGCGCGTCGGATCGCGAGATCGGTCAGTTCGTGTCCGGTCTGTTCGAGGCGGAGCGCGAGAAGGTGAAGGCGCTGGTCACGAGCGCGATGGCGAAGAAAGAGGAGGAGACGCCGAGCTCGCCGAAGACGCTCGAAGACTCGGATCCTCTGATGTGGCGCGCCGACACGACCGGCGATCACTCGATCCCGAAGCTCCCGACCGAGAGCAGCAAGTCGAGCGGGACGAAGGAGGACTCGAAGTCGAGCACGTCGACCGCCGTCTTCGAGACGAAACACGCGGAGGCGCAGTTCCGGACGCGACCGGCGAAGCCGCTCCTGATCGGCGTGGGCGCCGTCGCCGCGCTCGCGCTCGCGGTGCTGGCCGGCAAGAACCTCGGCGGAGCGCCGCCGCCGCCGCCGGTCGAGGAGCCGCTCCCCGTCGTCGCGACGGAGACGCCGCCGCCGCGCCCGATCGCGACCGAGCCCGTCGACACCAGCATCACGATCGAGGTCACCGTGCGCCCGCAGAACGCGCGCATCTTCGTCGACGGCGCGCGCGTCGCCGGCAACCCGTACAAGATGAAGACCTCGCGCGGGTCCGCCGCGCACGAGGTCCGCGCCGAGGCCGAGGGCTACGAGACGCGCACGATCGCGGTCACGTTCGATCGCGATCGCGCCATCGATCTCATCCTCAACCGGCAGGCATGGGGCGTCCCCGCCCCGGCTCCCGCGCCCGCCCCCACCACCGCGCCGCCGCCCGCGCCGAAGCCACCCGCGCCGGCGCCCGCAGCTCCCGCGCCGGCGCCCGCCCCCGCTCCGACAGGGATCAGCGAAATCGATCCCAGCAAACCGAAGCCCGGGCAACAAGACAAACTCGACACCGACGTCTTCAAGAGGTGA